A window of the Bdellovibrionota bacterium genome harbors these coding sequences:
- the rplE gene encoding 50S ribosomal protein L5, whose protein sequence is MATAAPRIKKMYLDEVVPALMQKHGYKNKMEVPRLSKIILNMGLGKSTVEPKIVETAAADMARIAGQKPVITRAKKAISNFKLRKGLPIGCMVTLRQRQMYEFFDRLCNVALPRVRDFKGISPKSFDGRGAYTLGVREHYIFPEIEVDKVEKTFGMNVTLVTTAKTPAEAKSLLTQMGLPFREN, encoded by the coding sequence ATGGCGACGGCGGCTCCCAGAATTAAGAAGATGTACTTGGACGAGGTGGTTCCCGCCCTCATGCAGAAGCATGGGTACAAGAACAAAATGGAGGTGCCTCGTCTCAGCAAAATCATTTTGAACATGGGCCTCGGCAAATCCACCGTTGAACCCAAAATCGTGGAGACCGCGGCCGCGGACATGGCCCGCATCGCGGGCCAGAAGCCGGTCATCACCCGGGCGAAAAAGGCCATTTCCAACTTCAAGCTCCGCAAGGGACTGCCCATCGGGTGCATGGTCACTCTTCGCCAAAGGCAGATGTACGAATTTTTTGACCGGCTCTGCAATGTGGCTCTTCCGCGGGTCCGCGATTTTAAAGGCATCTCTCCCAAGTCGTTCGACGGACGGGGAGCGTACACGCTGGGAGTTCGGGAGCATTACATCTTTCCGGAGATCGAGGTCGACAAGGTGGAAAAGACCTTCGGGATGAACGTCACTCTCGTCACCACGGCGAAGACACCGGCGGAAGCGAAGAGTCTGTTGACACAAATGGGCCTGCCGTTTCGGGAGAATTGA
- the rpsH gene encoding 30S ribosomal protein S8 — translation MMNTDPIADFLTRIRNAQKAQHPSVDIPASKVKVRLAEILKDEGFISDVRMLSDQGKKILRMNLRYSSDGEPMIHRLKRISTPGCRRYASAQDVPATSTGVEVTIVSTSKGMMTGMAARDACLGGELICSVM, via the coding sequence CTGATGAACACGGATCCCATCGCAGATTTTTTGACCCGAATTCGGAACGCCCAAAAGGCGCAACACCCGAGCGTGGACATTCCGGCTTCGAAGGTGAAGGTTCGCCTCGCTGAAATATTGAAGGACGAGGGATTTATCTCGGACGTTCGGATGCTGTCGGATCAGGGGAAAAAGATTCTTCGGATGAACCTCCGTTATTCTTCGGACGGCGAACCGATGATTCACCGATTGAAGCGGATCAGCACGCCGGGATGCCGAAGGTACGCCTCCGCGCAAGACGTTCCCGCGACATCGACGGGAGTCGAAGTGACGATCGTGAGCACGTCGAAAGGGATGATGACGGGAATGGCCGCTCGCGACGCCTGCCTGGGCGGTGAGTTGATCTGTTCGGTCATGTAG
- a CDS encoding type Z 30S ribosomal protein S14 has product MAKTSLMAKARRKPKFGVRRYNRCPLCGRARAYYRKFDMCRLCFRKLAHKGEIPGVIKASW; this is encoded by the coding sequence ATGGCGAAGACATCGTTAATGGCGAAAGCTCGGAGAAAGCCGAAGTTCGGCGTACGCCGGTACAACCGCTGCCCGTTATGCGGTCGAGCGCGCGCGTACTACCGGAAGTTCGACATGTGCCGGCTCTGTTTTCGGAAACTCGCGCACAAGGGAGAAATCCCGGGCGTGATCAAGGCGAGCTGGTAG
- the rplX gene encoding 50S ribosomal protein L24, whose protein sequence is MQMTRERRSNQAIRKNDLVQVVTGRETGKTGRVLTILSRKDRVLVEKVNMVKRHERPSAKNRQGGIVEKEASLHLSNVLLVCSKCNRPVRVRFKKTEEGEAQRVCVKCGETIEKKKA, encoded by the coding sequence ATGCAGATGACACGCGAGCGAAGATCCAATCAGGCGATTCGCAAAAACGATTTGGTTCAGGTGGTGACGGGACGTGAGACCGGGAAAACCGGGCGTGTCCTGACCATCTTGTCCCGGAAAGACCGCGTCTTGGTCGAGAAGGTCAATATGGTCAAACGGCATGAGCGGCCATCGGCGAAAAATCGTCAGGGCGGCATCGTCGAAAAAGAGGCTTCTCTCCATCTATCGAACGTGCTGCTGGTCTGTTCCAAGTGCAATCGACCGGTGCGCGTGCGTTTCAAGAAGACCGAGGAAGGCGAAGCGCAGAGGGTCTGCGTGAAGTGCGGCGAAACGATCGAGAAGAAGAAGGCATGA
- the rplF gene encoding 50S ribosomal protein L6, with the protein MSRIGKQPVQLPQNVKAVLDGHTIRIEGPKGKLELAIEPVIDVKVADQQVLCSLKDATAPDARAKFGLTRSLLANMVRGVAQGFTRELEVIGVGYRAAVKGNQLEMALGFSHPVLFPIPEGIMVTVEKQTKITISGADKHLVGQTAAEIRRYRVPEPYKGKGIKYANETVRRKAGKAAGAGAAAST; encoded by the coding sequence ATGTCGCGCATTGGGAAACAGCCGGTTCAACTTCCTCAAAACGTAAAAGCCGTCCTGGACGGGCATACGATCCGAATTGAGGGACCGAAGGGAAAATTGGAACTGGCGATTGAGCCGGTCATCGACGTGAAGGTGGCCGACCAGCAGGTGCTTTGTTCGCTTAAGGACGCCACGGCTCCGGACGCACGGGCCAAATTCGGTCTGACGCGGAGTTTGCTCGCGAATATGGTTCGCGGGGTAGCGCAAGGTTTTACCCGTGAACTGGAAGTCATTGGAGTCGGTTACCGAGCCGCGGTGAAGGGAAACCAGTTGGAGATGGCTCTCGGTTTTTCCCACCCGGTGCTCTTTCCGATTCCGGAGGGCATCATGGTGACCGTCGAAAAGCAGACGAAAATTACGATCTCGGGAGCCGATAAACATCTGGTGGGCCAGACGGCGGCCGAAATCCGCCGGTACCGAGTGCCGGAACCGTATAAGGGTAAGGGCATCAAGTACGCCAACGAGACCGTCCGCCGGAAAGCCGGCAAGGCGGCCGGGGCCGGCGCGGCGGCCAGCACTTAA
- the rplR gene encoding 50S ribosomal protein L18, with the protein MHSRQEGRVIRKARVRKRLTVSSQRPRLSVFRSNRHLYAQIIDDGAHKTVVAASTMSKELKGEIKKTTTIEAAQKVGQLIARKAIEKNVKEVAFDRGAYLYHGRVKALADAARAGGLKF; encoded by the coding sequence ATGCATTCACGACAAGAAGGCAGAGTCATCCGAAAGGCGCGCGTAAGAAAGCGACTGACGGTATCGAGTCAGCGCCCTCGGCTGTCTGTATTTCGAAGCAACCGACATCTGTACGCCCAGATCATTGACGACGGCGCTCATAAGACGGTCGTGGCCGCCTCGACGATGTCAAAAGAACTCAAGGGGGAGATTAAGAAAACGACGACGATCGAGGCCGCGCAGAAAGTCGGACAGCTGATCGCCCGCAAGGCGATTGAAAAGAACGTCAAGGAAGTGGCCTTTGACCGGGGAGCTTATTTGTATCACGGCCGCGTGAAGGCTTTGGCGGACGCCGCCCGAGCCGGCGGTCTTAAATTCTGA